CGCAGATCTCTTTTGATATCATCGAAACAAAAGTTTGGTTATGGGTGATTCCATTTTCAAACGGTAAAACGAGTGTTGGAATTGTTGGCCCAACAGATTATATCAATCAATTATCAACCAATCAAAGTACTGTTGAGGCTTTACAAAATGCAATTAAAAAGTCTGATTTTTATGTCAATCGATTTGGTGATTTACCGTTTGAGTTTGAACCTAAATGGTTGAAAAATTATTCGGCAGCTGTTACAAAAATGTATGGAGATGGTTACGTTCTAACAGGAAATAGTACCGAATTTTTAGACCCTGTTTTCTCTTCAGGAGTTTGTTTTGCCACAGAAAGTGGTTTGAAAGCTGCGAAATTAGCCATTAAAGAAATAAACAACGAAATAGTTGATTGGCAAACTGAGTATGAAGATTACATGAAAGAAGGCATTGATGTTTTTACCACTTATGTTCAGGAATGGTATACTGGGAATTTGCAAGAACTATTTTTTTATCAACCCGAAAATCCTGATGTTAAAGAAAAAATTTGTGCCGTTTTAGCTGGATATGTTTGGAATAAAGAGAATCCTTTTGTCAAAAAACACAGTAGTGTGATTCGAAATATGGCCTATTTGATCCGAATGGTAAACGAAAAAGAATAATAATGAAGTCGACAATCTGTCGATTTTTTTTATTTCAAATTCAATTAGTTTCTCTATTTTTGAGTAATCCAATACTACAAATACATGCAATTTCAGACAATTGATACGGTAGAATCGATATCGAAAGAAGAATTTATAAAAAATTATCTCAAAAAAAGAAAACCTTTGTTATTAAAAGGTTACGCTAAAGATTGGAAGGATTTTGATAAATGGAATCTTGATTATATCAAAGAAAAAGCTGGTGAACAAATTGTTCCTTTGTACGATAGTAAACCCGCTGATGCAACAAAAAGTTCGGATACACCTGCCACACACATGAAATTTAACGAATATGTTGATTTAATAAAAAAGCAACCTTCTGACTTAAGAATTTTCTTTTTTATTATTAAAGATAAAATTCCTGAATTACTTAACAATTTTACTTATCCAGACCTTGGGTTAAAATATTTTGAACGATTACCTACTTTATTCTTCGGCGGAAGTGAGGCAAAAGTTTTGATGCATTATGATGTAGACATGACGGATTTTATTCATTTTCAATTTCAAGGCGACAAACGCATTTTATTATTCGAACCTCAACAATCAAAAGCATTGTACAAAGTTCCCCTTTCGGTTCATACGATTTACGAAATAGATTACGATCACCCTGATTATGAAAAATTTCCAGCCATGAAACACGCCAAAGGATTTGATTTTGTAATGAATCACGGCGATGCTTTATTTATTCCGCGTGGTTATTGGCATTATAACCGTTATTTGGAAGCTGGTTTTTCGATGTCATTGCGTGCTTTTCCGAATGAATTTTTTCAAGTCTTGAATACCGTTTATCATGTTTTTATTATGCGTTACACTGATAAAATCATGCGCAAAATATTTCAAATCAAATGGATTCATTTTAAAGAAAAATGGGCAATCAAGAAAAGTCACCGTTTTTATAATATTAAAAATTAACCAATAAAAAAATCCGATCGAATAATCGAACGGATTTTATTTCTTCTAAAAAAGTACTTATTAGTAAGAAGCGTCTTTGATACGAGCTTTTTTACCACGTAATGCTCTGAAGTAGAAGATACGAGCTCTACGAACTTTACCTCTTTTGTTCACTTCAATTTTTTGTAATGCTGGCATGTTTACTGGGAAGATACGCTCTACACCTACATCTCCAGACATTTTACGGATAGTGAAAGTTTCTGTAGTTCCTTGTCCTCTTCTTTGGATAACAACCCCTTTAAAGAACTGAACACGAGTTTTTCCACCCTCTGTAATTTCTTGATAAACTGTAATAGTATCACCTGCTGCGAAAGCTGGGAACTCTTTTTTAGCTACGTATTTCTCTTGTACGTATTTTACTAAATTTTCCATTTTAATAATTTCAATTTATTTAAATTGAGCAACTTAAACGTCCTTCGTCAGAGGTTGAACAATGTGGGTGCAAAATTAATCAAAAATCTTGATTATACAAATGATTCTCTTAATTTTATTTGTGATATTTTATTAATTCGTGTGTATAAACTTGATTGTTTAATTGCGCAATTATAGATTTCATCGCAACAATTCGTGCCGATTTTTTGTCATCTGTCTCAATTTCTATCCAAGGCGAATCTTTTGTTCCAGTTTCTTGAAACATTTTATCAATATAATTGGTATAAACCTCCCATAACTCTTGTGCTTTTTGATCCAATGCTCCTAACTTCCATTGTTTCATCTCATTTTCTTTTCGTTCCTGCAAACGTTCTGCTTGCTCATCTTTCGAAATAGAAAGAAAAATTTTAATCAAAATAATTCCGTCTTCTTGTAAAAGTTGTTCTATTTCACTTACTTGTTTCAAGAATCGATTGTATTGTTCTTCTGTACAAAATCCGAAAACTGGCTCAACTACCGCTCGATTGTACCACGAACGATCAAAAAAAACAATTTCTCCTGCATTTGGCAATTCTTTAAAGTATCGCTGAAAGTACCATTGTCCCACTTCTATTTCTGTCGGTTTTGGTAAAGCTTCTACACGATATTTTTTAGGATTTAGAAATTCGGTAATACGAGAAATTGTACCACCTTTTCCTGCTGCATCTCGACCTTCGAAAATAATTAAAACTCGTTTATCTTCTTGAATAACTTTGGTTTGTATTTTCAATAGTTTTTCTTGAAGTTGCTTTAACTCTTTTTCGTAAGCTAATTGTTCTTTGAATTTCTTTTCTTTAATGATATCATGTTCAACTAAAAAATCAATGATTTCTTGTTTATTATTTATTTTCTCTAAATCACTTAAATCAAATTCTGCCATAGTATTAGGTTTAAAGACTACATTTCAACTTCTAAATTTTGATGTTTCAAAATGCGTTTATTTTTATCATCATAAGGTATTTTAGACAAAATATATTCCATTGCTTCAACCCTTGCTTTATATTTTTTATTGGCATCAATTATTTTCCAAGGTGCTATTTTTGTATGGGTTAATTCAAACATTTTATCTTTATATTCAGAATAAACTTCGAACAAATCTTGTGCTTTTTGATCAACAGAACTATACTTCCAACGCTTAATAGGAGAGTTAACAATATCGTTAAAACGTTTCATTTGTTGTTCTTTTGTAATGGAAAAATAAATCTTGATTAGATAAATCCCAGAATTAATCCACATTTTCTCCACATCATTTACTTCATTCATAAAAGTTGCGTATTCATCTTGTGTACAAAACCCGTTAACTGGCTCTACTACAGCTCTATTATACCAACTTCTATCATAAAAAACAATTTCTCCTTCGCGTGGTAATTGACGAACATAACGCTGAAAATACCATTGTCCACTTTCAACTTCATTCGGTTTTGGTAAAGCGACAATACGATGTTCTCGAGGATTTAGATGTTCCACAATTCGACGTATAGCACCACCTTTTCCTGCTGCATCTCTACCTTCGAAAACAATCACCACTTTTTTCTTGTGATTTGCCACCCAAGTTTGAAGTTTAATCAATTCCTCTTGTAACTCTTCGATTCGTTTTTCATATTTTACGGTACGCAATGCTTTTGCAAAATTTAATTGGTCATGATCTGACTGCAATAATCCAACAAGTCCTTTTTTTGTTTCGATTAATTTTAAATCCTTCGGTTTTAATTCCATTTTATCAACATATAAAATTAATGATTCATTTCTTTTACCATTCGATAATAACGTTCAATCACATTTGGATCGACCATCAAATCAGCTTTCGACTCATCTTTCCCCTTGTAATTAAACAAAGATAGAACATAACGAATCGTTTCTAATCGAGCCAAATTTTTATTATTTGCATTTACAATAATCCATGGTGAAAACGAATTATGTGTTCGAGAAAACATTTGATTGATGTAAGTCGAAAAATCGTTCCATAATTCTTGCCCTTTCGCATCAACAGGGCTATATTTCCACTTTTTAAGTGGATTATTTAAACGAGAATCAAAGCGTGCTTGCTGTTCCTCTTTTGTAATCGAAAACCACAATTTGATAATGTGTGTACCCGATTCGTATAGCATATGTTCAAATTCTGAAACTTGAACCATAAATTGTTCATATTGTTTTTCTGTACAAAACCCCATCACAGGCTCTACAACCGCTCTATTGTACCAACTTCTATCAAAAAAAACAATTTCTCCTGCATTTGGCAATTCTTTAATGTAACGCGTAAAATACCATTGACTTTGCTCTACTTCTGTTGGTTTGTTTAATGCAACAACACGCATAGATCGTGGGTTAAGATGTTCTCTAAAACGACGTATTGTTCCTCCTTTACCTGAAGCATCTCTACCTTCGAAAATAATGGCTACTTTTTTGTTTTCTGTTGAAATCCAATTTTGAAAATTGACTAATTCGGATTGTAATTTTAGCAATTCAGTTTCATATTCAAATTTCTTCAAAACATTTTTATATAATGTATTTTCTTCTTGATTTTCGACCAAAAAATGCATTAACTCTTCGGTTGTTGTAAAATCAGAAATCTTACTTTTTTTCATAAATAATATAGATTGTAAAAATCTTTTTTAAGATAGAAATTTTGAGCAATATAAAAGTGAAGAATATGATAAATCTTTCCATTCAAATCATAAAATTTATCATGTTCAACCTCAGCCAATTTGGTTAAATTTGTATAAAATTAGTTTTTTGCGTATCCTATTTTTCATATCATTAATATTTTCTATTGCATTTCGTCCTTTAATGCCTGTGATAGATTATGTTTTAAATTATGATAAAATTGCAACTGAACTATGTGAAAATCGCGAAGAACCAGAATTACTTTGTAATGGATTTTGCTATCTGAAGGATGAAGTTTCTAAAAGTGAAAAGAATCTACCGGAAAATCATTTTGTCAAAAATTCGATCAAAGTTCTTGATGCGCTTATACCTCAACAACAATTATTATCATCCAAAACATATTTTTATCAAGAACATAAATCACATATTGATTTTTACCAAGACATTAATTCTGATTATATTATTCGTTTAGTTTTTCATCCGCCAATTATTTAATTTTTTAAAATCTATTTGAACTATAAATTTAGACAACAATTAATTAAAATTAACTAAACAATTAAAAATGAGTAATTTAAAAAATATATTTACACTTACAATTTTAGCAATAACATTTACAGCTTGTAGCAAAGAACAACCAAAACAAGATGATTTTGAAGTAAAACATGTTTCACACGAAGAAATGAAAGCAGCAAAGAAATTAGATGTTGCTGTTGTAAATGAATTTGATCCTATTTGCGGGATGAAAACTGCTGATCATTTAAGTGATACTGCTAATTATGAAGGAAAAACCTACGGTTTTTGTTCGACAATGTGTAAAGATGAGTTTCTAAAAAATCTTGAAAAACATATTCATGAATAAACAATTAATCGCTGTTGTACTTATTATTTTAGGCGTTATTGGATCTATTTTTTGGTTAAAAAATAAACCAAAAGATAAGTTATATAATGTGATGAAAGTTCCTACATTTTCGATGACTAATCAACATAATCAAACAATTACTGATCGGGATATGTTAGGAAAAGTATACGTTGTGGAGTTTTTCTTTACAAGCTGTCCTACGATTTGCCCTGTGATGAGTCATAATTTACGTTCGATAGAAGATGAAATTAACAATCCAAATCTTGGCTTTATTTCCGTTACAATTGATCCGAAACGAGATACGCCTGCTCGTTTGTTAGAATATTCAAAACAAATAGGAGTAAAATCACCGAATTGGCATTATTTGACAGCAAATCGTGAAGTGATTGAACAACTTTCAGATAAATTTAATATTTATGTTGGAAAAGATGAGACAACTGCAGAAGGATTAAATCACAGCGGAAAGCTCGCTTTAGTTGATAAACAAGGAAATATAAGAAGTCGATACAATAAATCAGGCGTTCCTATGTTGTTTTATTCGGGATTAAATTACAAAGATCCTGAAGGTAAAGAGACTTCCCTTTCAGGTGAACATCATCCTGAAATTGAGTATTTAAAAGAAGATATCAAAAAACTTTTAGCAGAATAATAAAAAGCGTCAACAATAGACTGCACCCAAAAGTTTGGACAGATTAAAAATTAATAATTATAAAAATGAGTTCGATATTGTATCGGGCTCATTTTATTTAAGTTCGATTTTATCCTCTCGTTATTGTAATAGTAAATGTATTGTTTTATTTCTTTTTTCAACTCATCAATAGAATTAAATTTTTGTAAATAAAATAGTTCCGATTTCAGTATTCCAAAGAAATTTTCGATAATAGCATTATCCAAACAATTTCCTTTTCTACTCATACTTTGTACGATTCCTTTTTTATTTAATAAAGCTTGATATTGTTTCATCTGATATTGCCATCCTTGATCGGAATGTAATATCAAATCTTTAGTGTCTTTCGTTATTTTAAATGCCTTTTTAAGCATTTGAGTTACTTGATTAAAAACAGGTCGTTCGCTTAACTCATAGCTGATAATTTCTTGATTGTACAGATCCATTATTGGTGATAAATATAGTTTTTTATCTTTTACTTTAAACTCGGTAACATCTGTTACCCATTTTTGGTTGGGTTTATCAGCCTTAAATGCTCTTTGCAAGATGTTTGGTGCAATCTTTCCTTGTTCTCCTTTGTAAGATTTGTATTTTTTTCTTCGAATCAAACTCTTTAATCCTAAGCTATTCATCAGTTTAAGAACAGTTTTATGATTGATGATAGTTCCTGATTTTCTTAATTCATCGGTAATTCGTCGATAGCCATATCGCCCTTTATGCTGATGATAAATGGATTTTATCTTAAGTTTTAATTCCTCGTATTTATCTGTTTTACTACGTGAAATATGATAGTAAAAGCTGCTTCTAGCCATATGTGTACAATCTAAAAGTAAATTTAGATGAAATTCTGGCCTTAATTCATTTATGGCTTGCGTCCAAGTTTCTTTTGTTTTTCTTCCTCGGCTTGAATTAAGGCATTGAACTTTTTTAAGAGTGCAACTTCACAACGTAAACGTTCAATCTCTAACAATAGTTCTTCTTCTCTTGTTAACGGTTGTTTCGATTTTTTAGGTCTACCCTTAGATGTGCTCATAGTCTTGGGACGGCCTTTTGGTTTGGGTTTTAATCCGTCTATTCCAAAGGTAGCAAAATCTTTTTGCCATTTTATAATAACCGATTCACTTGGAATATTAAATTTAACTCTGGCTTCTCGTAAACTAAGAAACTGTTTGGTTATAGACTTAATAACTTTCAACTTAAATTCAACGCTATACGTTTGGTTTTTTTTAGGTTCTATACCTGAAATTCCTTGATTATGATAATCAGAAACCCATTTCTTTAATAAAGAAGCATGTATATTTTCTTTTTTACTAATTGAACGTATTGTTCGATGTTTTTCTAAAACTTCTTTCACACAACGTAACTTAAATGCTACACTATATTTTACTTTTCTTGTCATAAAAAATGCCCCCAAAAGTGTCTAACTTTTTGGGGGCAGTGTACAATGTTGACGCTTTATTTATCTTATATACTTCCCAAATCTTTGAAAAAAGCAACCAACTGATGATTACTTGTCAATTGCAGAGATTCTTTTAGCGATCCCAATCTTTTTTCTACACTACTTTTACTTGAAGGTTTGATATTTCTATCTACTAAAAAATTAGGTATATCTTTTAACAAAACGCCTTTTGATAGCAAGGAAACCAACGTAACATCATACGAGGTAATTTCAAATGTGTTTTTTTGTTTGATGCTTCTTTTCATACCTAACTCTAAATGTTTTTCACCCTCAAAAACAGCTTGAATGGCTTTCTTTAACTCTTTCGAATCTTCCCTTCCTTTTGCAACAAATCCATCAATATCATACTCTTTAAAAAGATTATCAACCATATCAGCTTTTTTCTCTACCGAAAAAACAATAATTTTTAAATGAGGTTGAATAGCTTTTACAGCTTCAATCAAATCCTTTCCTCCTTTCAAAGTTTGTTCGCGATGATCTTCTTCAAATGATAAATCAGAAATCAATAAATCATAAGGTTGCTCATTATGCAAAGCTTTCTTAATTTTCAGAAAAGCATCATCACAATAAAAAGCATAATCCGGATTATCTACATTCAAATCCTTCAAAACTTTTTGAATCGAAATATTAAAACTTTCAAAATCTTCTGCAATCAATACTTTTTTAAACATATTTTTTAAAAATTAGGTTGTTAAATAGGAAACTTGATAATGATTTTCAAACCATTTTCTGTGTCAAAAATAACATCTCCTTTTAAACTAGAAATACGTGAAACCGTATTTTGTAAACCATTTTTAGGATTTAACTCCGAAATTCCAATTCCGTTATCCGAATAATTCATATAAAATTGTTGATTTTCTTGTTTGAAATTCAAGACAACTCGCGAAGCTTGACTATGTTTTTTCATATTCGTCAATAACTCTTGTATGACCAAAAAAATCTCTGCTTTAGCTTGGTGAGAAATAATTGACCAAAGCTCATTTTCGTTTCCGATCAAATATATTTTAGCCTTATCCGAATCAAAAGAACCTATTAATTGTGATAATTTAGCTGCAAAATTTTCATGTTGCGCTTCATCCTTTTTATCATACGAAATATCCCGTGATATTTCATAAACTTCTTCTAATTTATCTAAAATTTCATCTCGATTAAATTCCGATTTATTTTCTATATCAGACATCACATGGTAAATTCCGTTTGCCACCTTGTCATGTACTTTTTTTGAATATTTTAACTCTGTTTTCTTTACCTCTAAAACTTTTTCTTGTTCTAATTTTTGTTTTCTTCTTTTGTGCCAAAAATATGCGAAACACAAAAGCAACAACAACAAAATAACAACAATATATAAGCTTAAAATTTTATTCTTTTTCTTTTCGTTTTCGGCTTCAGCTTCTAAAAAATTTGCTTTATTTTTTTCTGAATCAAAACGAATCAATGCAAATTGATTCTTCGCTTTATTCCGTTCTAATTGAATGCTATCATTGAGTTTTTGATAGGCTTCAAAATATTTTTTAGAATTCGTTGGATTCTCAAGTAAAATCAATTGCTGATAAACTTCTAATTGATCCTCTACGCTCTTATTCTCAAATACAATTGTTTTTCTCTTATAAGCAAAATCCAATGCTTTTTTAACATCTTTATTGGAGAAATAATCTGTCAAATGTGCATAACTAGCATTTTGTCCCCACAAATCATTTTCTTTTATTCGAATATCTAATGCTTTGTTTAGCTCATTTTCTACAACCCGGTTTTTATTTTGCAACCATTTTGTGTACGCTAAATTATCTAAAACACGTGCATATTCTTTTGGGCTATCATGAATCTGTTTCTCATCCAACAAATCTTTATAAATCTTTATAGCTTCATCAAATTGATTATTGTAACGATAACTATTGGCAATATTATTTTGATTGACAATAAAAACGTTCTCATCTTTTGTGAAATCTATTGAATTTTGGAAATAATTTATCGCTTCTTTATAGTTTTTTAATTCATGTGTACTTTGCCCTAAACTATTATAAGCACTCGATAAAGTTTCAGCCTCCTCTTTGATTTGAGGATTTAATAATTTGATAGCTTCTATATTTAATTCCTGACTTCCAAACCAATCTCCCTTTTTATAACTTATATACCCCAAATTAATCAAACATTTTGAAGCCTGATGTTTATTGTTCTGTTTTATAAATTCTGAATAAGCCTTATTGAAATAAACATACGCGCTATCATTCTCTTCTTTTTCGTAAAACTCCCGAGCCTTATCATACGCTTTATTCTGCGAAACTTCATTTTGTTCATCAAATTTATTATCAGAAGATTGACATGAAAAAATAAGTAGTAAAAAAATAAAAAATAAACCTTTTCTCAAACCATTTCAATTACTCAATAAAGCTAAAGAAAAAACGGATAGATTTCTCTATCCGTATTATGTTTATTTTTGAATCATTGGATATATTAACATGAGCTGGGCTGTAGATTAATCATAAAACCTTAATTTTTCATTACATAAAAGATAAAAAATTGAATATTTCGAGGACTTCCTTACCTTTGCAAAATGTCAAGAAAAGCAAAGCAAAAAATCATATTAAATAATATAGAAGTTTTACGTGCTGGTGCAAAAGGTGTATCGGTTGGTAAAACAGAGGAAGGTAAAACTGTTCTGATAAAAGGTGCAATTCCTGGAGATGTTGTAGATGTACACGTTTTGAAGAAAAAAAGCAGCTATTTAGAAGGACAAGCAATCGAAATTCATACAAAATCTCCTTATCGTATTCAACCAGAATGCGAGCATTTCGGTGTTTGTGGTGGATGTAAATGGCAAGATATGAGCTATGATGCCCAACTTAAATTTAAACACGACGAAGTGGTTAACAATTTAGTTCGTATTGGAGGTTTCAAAGATTTAGAAGCAGAAATTGTTCCGATTTTAGGATCTAAAGAACACTATTTTTACCGCAATAAATTAGAGTTTACGTTTTCTAATGCTCGTTGGTTAACGTTAGAAGAAATTCAATCAGGAAAAGAATTTGACGACCGAGATGTGCTTGGATTCCATATTCCAGGAGCTTGGTCTAAAGTTTTAGATGTTACGAAATGTCATTTACAACGTGATCCTTCGAATGCGATTCGTGTCGAAGCAAAACGTTTTGCATTAGAACATAACTTAGATTTCTTCGATCTAAAAAATCAAGAAGGTTTATTGAGAACGCTGATGATCAGAACTTCTCAAAATGGGCAAGTCATGGTTTTAGTTCAATTTTTCCGCGAAGAAAAAGAAAATCGTGAAGCTTTCTTACAAAACTTAAAAGATAAATTTCCAGAAATTACCTCTTTATTGTATGCGATTAATCCAAAGCAAAACGATTCTGTTTATGATTTAGACATCGAAGTTTTTGCTGGTGAGGATCATATTATGGAAAAGATGGAAGATTTAAATTTCAAAATTGGTCCGAAATCTTTTTATCAAACAAATCCAGAACAAGCATACGAATTATACAAATTAACACGTGATTTTGCTGGTTTAACAGGAAACGAATTAGTGTACGATTTATATACAGGAACAGGAACAATTGCACAATTCGTTTCGAAAAATGCAAAAAAAGTAGTGGGTGTAGAATCAGTTCAAGAAGCAATTGATGCGGCGAAAGCAGCAGCTAAATTCAATGGTATTGAAAATTGTGATTTCTATTGTGGTGATATGAAAGATGTCTTAAATCAAGATTTCATCAACGAACATGGAATTCCAGATGTTTTGATTACTGATCCTCCTCGTGATGGAATGCATAAAAAAGTGGTTGAAAATATTTTATTCATGAATCCAAAACGTATTGTTTATGTTTCTTGTAACTCTGCAACACAAGCAAGAGATTTAGAATTGATGAAAGATCAATATAAAATTGTTAAAGTTCAGCCAGTTGATATGTTTCCACAAA
This portion of the Empedobacter stercoris genome encodes:
- the ppk2 gene encoding polyphosphate kinase 2, with the translated sequence MAEFDLSDLEKINNKQEIIDFLVEHDIIKEKKFKEQLAYEKELKQLQEKLLKIQTKVIQEDKRVLIIFEGRDAAGKGGTISRITEFLNPKKYRVEALPKPTEIEVGQWYFQRYFKELPNAGEIVFFDRSWYNRAVVEPVFGFCTEEQYNRFLKQVSEIEQLLQEDGIILIKIFLSISKDEQAERLQERKENEMKQWKLGALDQKAQELWEVYTNYIDKMFQETGTKDSPWIEIETDDKKSARIVAMKSIIAQLNNQVYTHELIKYHK
- the ppk2 gene encoding polyphosphate kinase 2, yielding MELKPKDLKLIETKKGLVGLLQSDHDQLNFAKALRTVKYEKRIEELQEELIKLQTWVANHKKKVVIVFEGRDAAGKGGAIRRIVEHLNPREHRIVALPKPNEVESGQWYFQRYVRQLPREGEIVFYDRSWYNRAVVEPVNGFCTQDEYATFMNEVNDVEKMWINSGIYLIKIYFSITKEQQMKRFNDIVNSPIKRWKYSSVDQKAQDLFEVYSEYKDKMFELTHTKIAPWKIIDANKKYKARVEAMEYILSKIPYDDKNKRILKHQNLEVEM
- a CDS encoding NAD(P)/FAD-dependent oxidoreductase, whose protein sequence is MMIENTDVLIIGAGPSGSVAAAYLKKHNVNVIVLEKTQFPRIVVGESLIPRSMDHFEEAGLLPYLDQQNFEVKAGARFIRDEQICVFDFSKKFGKGQDWTWQVPRADFDMTLANAIIDKGADLRFNEEVIDVQFEQKRSITTVKKQNGETYQINAKFLIDASGYGRVLPRLLNMDSPSKLNPHSAIFTHIDDARRPQGQEGTQISFDIIETKVWLWVIPFSNGKTSVGIVGPTDYINQLSTNQSTVEALQNAIKKSDFYVNRFGDLPFEFEPKWLKNYSAAVTKMYGDGYVLTGNSTEFLDPVFSSGVCFATESGLKAAKLAIKEINNEIVDWQTEYEDYMKEGIDVFTTYVQEWYTGNLQELFFYQPENPDVKEKICAVLAGYVWNKENPFVKKHSSVIRNMAYLIRMVNEKE
- a CDS encoding cupin-like domain-containing protein; the protein is MQFQTIDTVESISKEEFIKNYLKKRKPLLLKGYAKDWKDFDKWNLDYIKEKAGEQIVPLYDSKPADATKSSDTPATHMKFNEYVDLIKKQPSDLRIFFFIIKDKIPELLNNFTYPDLGLKYFERLPTLFFGGSEAKVLMHYDVDMTDFIHFQFQGDKRILLFEPQQSKALYKVPLSVHTIYEIDYDHPDYEKFPAMKHAKGFDFVMNHGDALFIPRGYWHYNRYLEAGFSMSLRAFPNEFFQVLNTVYHVFIMRYTDKIMRKIFQIKWIHFKEKWAIKKSHRFYNIKN
- the ppk2 gene encoding polyphosphate kinase 2, whose translation is MHFLVENQEENTLYKNVLKKFEYETELLKLQSELVNFQNWISTENKKVAIIFEGRDASGKGGTIRRFREHLNPRSMRVVALNKPTEVEQSQWYFTRYIKELPNAGEIVFFDRSWYNRAVVEPVMGFCTEKQYEQFMVQVSEFEHMLYESGTHIIKLWFSITKEEQQARFDSRLNNPLKKWKYSPVDAKGQELWNDFSTYINQMFSRTHNSFSPWIIVNANNKNLARLETIRYVLSLFNYKGKDESKADLMVDPNVIERYYRMVKEMNH
- a CDS encoding IS3 family transposase (programmed frameshift), whose protein sequence is MTRKVKYSVAFKLRCVKEVLEKHRTIRSISKKENIHASLLKKWVSDYHNQGISGIEPKKNQTYSVEFKLKVIKSITKQFLSLREARVKFNIPSESVIIKWQKDFATFGIDGLKPKPKGRPKTMSTSKGRPKKSKQPLTREEELLLEIERLRCEGCTLKKVQCLNSSRGRKTKETWTQAINELRPEFHLNLLLDCTHMARSSFYYHISRSKTDKYEELKLKIKSIYHQHKGRYGYRRITDELRKSGTIINHKTVLKLMNSLGLKSLIRRKKYKSYKGEQGKIAPNILQRAFKADKPNQKWVTDVTEFKVKDKKLYLSPIMDLYNQEIISYELSERPVFNQVTQMLKKAFKITKDTKDLILHSDQGWQYQMKQYQALLNKKGIVQSMSRKGNCLDNAIIENFFGILKSELFYLQKFNSIDELKKEIKQYIYYYNNERIKSNLNKMSPIQYRTHFYNY
- the rplS gene encoding 50S ribosomal protein L19, with the translated sequence MENLVKYVQEKYVAKKEFPAFAAGDTITVYQEITEGGKTRVQFFKGVVIQRRGQGTTETFTIRKMSGDVGVERIFPVNMPALQKIEVNKRGKVRRARIFYFRALRGKKARIKDASY
- a CDS encoding SCO family protein; this translates as MNKQLIAVVLIILGVIGSIFWLKNKPKDKLYNVMKVPTFSMTNQHNQTITDRDMLGKVYVVEFFFTSCPTICPVMSHNLRSIEDEINNPNLGFISVTIDPKRDTPARLLEYSKQIGVKSPNWHYLTANREVIEQLSDKFNIYVGKDETTAEGLNHSGKLALVDKQGNIRSRYNKSGVPMLFYSGLNYKDPEGKETSLSGEHHPEIEYLKEDIKKLLAE
- the rlmD gene encoding 23S rRNA (uracil(1939)-C(5))-methyltransferase RlmD, whose protein sequence is MSRKAKQKIILNNIEVLRAGAKGVSVGKTEEGKTVLIKGAIPGDVVDVHVLKKKSSYLEGQAIEIHTKSPYRIQPECEHFGVCGGCKWQDMSYDAQLKFKHDEVVNNLVRIGGFKDLEAEIVPILGSKEHYFYRNKLEFTFSNARWLTLEEIQSGKEFDDRDVLGFHIPGAWSKVLDVTKCHLQRDPSNAIRVEAKRFALEHNLDFFDLKNQEGLLRTLMIRTSQNGQVMVLVQFFREEKENREAFLQNLKDKFPEITSLLYAINPKQNDSVYDLDIEVFAGEDHIMEKMEDLNFKIGPKSFYQTNPEQAYELYKLTRDFAGLTGNELVYDLYTGTGTIAQFVSKNAKKVVGVESVQEAIDAAKAAAKFNGIENCDFYCGDMKDVLNQDFINEHGIPDVLITDPPRDGMHKKVVENILFMNPKRIVYVSCNSATQARDLELMKDQYKIVKVQPVDMFPQTHHVENIVLLERI
- a CDS encoding YHS domain-containing protein; this translates as MSNLKNIFTLTILAITFTACSKEQPKQDDFEVKHVSHEEMKAAKKLDVAVVNEFDPICGMKTADHLSDTANYEGKTYGFCSTMCKDEFLKNLEKHIHE
- a CDS encoding tetratricopeptide repeat-containing sensor histidine kinase translates to MRKGLFFIFLLLIFSCQSSDNKFDEQNEVSQNKAYDKAREFYEKEENDSAYVYFNKAYSEFIKQNNKHQASKCLINLGYISYKKGDWFGSQELNIEAIKLLNPQIKEEAETLSSAYNSLGQSTHELKNYKEAINYFQNSIDFTKDENVFIVNQNNIANSYRYNNQFDEAIKIYKDLLDEKQIHDSPKEYARVLDNLAYTKWLQNKNRVVENELNKALDIRIKENDLWGQNASYAHLTDYFSNKDVKKALDFAYKRKTIVFENKSVEDQLEVYQQLILLENPTNSKKYFEAYQKLNDSIQLERNKAKNQFALIRFDSEKNKANFLEAEAENEKKKNKILSLYIVVILLLLLLCFAYFWHKRRKQKLEQEKVLEVKKTELKYSKKVHDKVANGIYHVMSDIENKSEFNRDEILDKLEEVYEISRDISYDKKDEAQHENFAAKLSQLIGSFDSDKAKIYLIGNENELWSIISHQAKAEIFLVIQELLTNMKKHSQASRVVLNFKQENQQFYMNYSDNGIGISELNPKNGLQNTVSRISSLKGDVIFDTENGLKIIIKFPI
- a CDS encoding response regulator, whose protein sequence is MFKKVLIAEDFESFNISIQKVLKDLNVDNPDYAFYCDDAFLKIKKALHNEQPYDLLISDLSFEEDHREQTLKGGKDLIEAVKAIQPHLKIIVFSVEKKADMVDNLFKEYDIDGFVAKGREDSKELKKAIQAVFEGEKHLELGMKRSIKQKNTFEITSYDVTLVSLLSKGVLLKDIPNFLVDRNIKPSSKSSVEKRLGSLKESLQLTSNHQLVAFFKDLGSI